Proteins co-encoded in one Actinomadura luteofluorescens genomic window:
- a CDS encoding RnfABCDGE type electron transport complex subunit D, producing MNSANAESTTGPAPAAPARPAKDPRIVALRRFAISITVFNILGHTVLGFEPSWATPLAAMAVAYVMELGLETLDAWATRRPVKYAGGPVAFVNFLMPAHITALACAMLLYANARLGPVVFAVIVAVASKYLVRVRIGGRPRHVLNPSNFGIAVVLVLFPWVGIAPPYQFTEWVGGPLDVAIPALILAAGTMLNAKLTGKMPLILGWVGVFALQALIRTPIEGTATLSALLAMTGVAFVLFTNYMITDPGTTPVRPRNQVVFGASTALVYALLVHLHVVYGLFFALVIVCVLRGAALAIMDVRQRATAGPAAPGSEPAAGPGSEPRSVPRPAPARGSVLATGEEAK from the coding sequence GTGAACTCGGCGAACGCGGAAAGCACGACCGGCCCGGCGCCCGCCGCCCCGGCCAGGCCCGCCAAGGATCCGCGGATCGTCGCGCTGCGCCGGTTCGCGATCTCGATCACGGTCTTCAACATCCTCGGGCACACGGTCCTCGGGTTCGAGCCGTCATGGGCGACGCCGCTCGCCGCGATGGCCGTCGCGTACGTGATGGAGCTGGGGCTGGAGACCCTGGACGCCTGGGCGACGCGGCGGCCGGTGAAGTACGCGGGCGGGCCGGTCGCCTTCGTGAACTTCCTGATGCCGGCCCACATCACCGCGCTGGCCTGCGCGATGCTCCTCTACGCCAACGCGAGGCTGGGCCCGGTCGTCTTCGCGGTCATCGTGGCCGTCGCCTCGAAGTATCTGGTCAGGGTCCGGATCGGCGGACGGCCGCGGCACGTGCTGAACCCCTCCAACTTCGGCATCGCGGTCGTCCTCGTGCTGTTCCCCTGGGTCGGGATCGCGCCCCCGTACCAGTTCACCGAGTGGGTCGGCGGACCGCTCGACGTGGCGATCCCGGCGCTCATCCTCGCGGCCGGGACGATGCTGAACGCCAAGCTCACCGGGAAGATGCCCCTGATCCTCGGCTGGGTCGGCGTCTTCGCGCTCCAGGCGCTGATCCGGACCCCCATCGAGGGCACGGCGACGCTCAGCGCGCTGCTCGCGATGACCGGCGTCGCGTTCGTCCTGTTCACCAACTACATGATCACGGACCCGGGGACCACGCCGGTGCGGCCGCGCAACCAGGTCGTCTTCGGTGCGTCGACCGCCCTCGTGTACGCGCTCCTGGTCCACCTCCACGTCGTGTACGGACTGTTCTTCGCGCTCGTCATCGTGTGCGTGCTGCGCGGCGCCGCCCTGGCGATCATGGACGTGCGGCAGCGCGCCACCGCGGGCCCGGCGGCGCCCGGATCCGAGCCCGCGGCCGGACCCGGATCCGAGCCGCGGTCCGTGCCCCGCCCGGCGCCCGCCCGCGGGAGCGTGCTGGCGACCGGCGAGGAGGCGAAGTGA
- a CDS encoding FG-GAP repeat domain-containing protein produces the protein MTRRIRVWLAPICAALLIVAGWYNARLPSVARAENERLASRFAFQRQPLNGTASPRDIRTVAPAYKGIDHWISSVGAAVALADIDGGGRADDVCLVDPRDDSVMLTPAPGTGARFPATSLAPRGLPYDRTMAPMGCVPGDYNEDGRMDVLVYYWGRSPVLFLRTPAALGKSDAFAAQELVRPYKVWNTNAVSLADLDGDGHTDILVGNYFPDRARVLDPTARQSELQMQGSMSAGVNGGVNRVLRFRSAQGGARPSAVYGEERRPFSYEVARGWTLAIGTQDLDGDGLPELYYANDFGPDRLLYNESRPGKIKLRLLKGVRHLTTPKSMQLGRDSFKGMGVGFSDINADGVPDILVSNITQEYGLLESNFAWVSTREKVVGPDGPAYYDDHSERLGLSRSGWGWDIKAGDFAGEGRDQIIQATGFVEGKDNRWAQLQELAMSNDEVLAHPRLWPNVQKKDDISGRNPNRFFVRGSDGRYHDVAGRLGVADRGVSRGIALADVDHDGRLDFAVANQWGQSHLYRNVRSAQRPYLGLRLLRPSGGCEARPGGSAAPLRAGSSGVPAIGAKVVLDSGAKGQRTGQVYPANGHAGVSSPELLFALDGAAAPVPVTVTWRDSCGNRHTGKVQATPGWHSMLLGPDGSIREMDS, from the coding sequence ATGACCAGAAGGATTCGGGTGTGGCTGGCCCCGATCTGCGCGGCGCTGCTCATCGTGGCGGGCTGGTACAACGCCCGGCTTCCGTCGGTGGCGCGGGCGGAGAACGAACGGCTGGCGAGCCGGTTCGCCTTCCAGCGGCAGCCGCTGAACGGCACGGCCTCGCCGCGCGACATACGCACGGTCGCCCCCGCCTACAAGGGGATCGACCACTGGATTTCCTCGGTCGGCGCGGCGGTGGCGCTCGCCGACATCGACGGCGGCGGCCGGGCCGACGACGTCTGCCTGGTCGATCCGCGCGACGACAGCGTCATGCTGACCCCCGCGCCGGGCACCGGGGCGCGGTTCCCCGCGACGAGCCTCGCTCCGCGCGGCCTGCCGTACGACAGGACGATGGCGCCGATGGGGTGCGTGCCCGGCGACTACAACGAGGACGGCCGCATGGACGTCCTCGTCTACTACTGGGGCCGTTCGCCGGTGCTGTTCCTGCGCACTCCGGCGGCGCTCGGCAAGAGCGACGCCTTCGCGGCGCAGGAGCTGGTGCGCCCCTACAAGGTGTGGAACACCAACGCCGTGTCGCTTGCCGATCTGGACGGTGACGGCCACACCGACATCCTGGTCGGGAACTACTTCCCGGACCGGGCACGGGTCCTCGACCCGACGGCGCGCCAGAGCGAGCTGCAGATGCAGGGCTCGATGTCCGCGGGCGTCAACGGCGGGGTCAACCGGGTCCTGCGGTTCCGGTCCGCGCAGGGCGGCGCCCGTCCTTCGGCCGTCTACGGCGAGGAGCGCCGACCCTTCTCCTACGAGGTCGCCAGGGGCTGGACGCTGGCGATCGGGACGCAGGACCTCGACGGCGACGGCCTGCCGGAGCTGTACTACGCCAACGACTTCGGCCCGGACCGCCTGCTCTACAACGAGTCCCGGCCGGGGAAGATCAAGCTCCGCCTCCTCAAGGGCGTGCGCCACCTCACCACGCCGAAGTCGATGCAGCTGGGCAGGGACTCCTTCAAGGGCATGGGCGTGGGGTTCTCCGACATCAACGCCGACGGCGTGCCCGACATCCTGGTCAGCAACATCACCCAGGAGTACGGGCTCCTGGAGAGCAACTTCGCCTGGGTGAGCACCCGCGAGAAGGTCGTGGGGCCGGACGGCCCCGCGTACTACGACGATCACAGCGAGCGGCTGGGGCTGTCCCGTTCGGGCTGGGGCTGGGACATCAAGGCCGGCGACTTCGCGGGCGAGGGGCGCGACCAGATCATCCAGGCCACCGGCTTCGTCGAGGGCAAGGACAACCGCTGGGCGCAGCTGCAGGAGCTGGCGATGTCCAACGACGAGGTCCTGGCGCACCCGCGCCTGTGGCCCAACGTGCAGAAGAAGGACGACATCTCCGGCAGGAACCCCAACCGGTTCTTCGTGCGCGGCTCGGACGGCCGGTACCACGACGTCGCCGGTCGGCTCGGCGTCGCCGACCGCGGGGTGTCGCGGGGCATCGCGCTCGCGGACGTGGACCACGACGGGCGGCTCGACTTCGCCGTCGCGAACCAGTGGGGTCAGTCGCACCTCTACCGCAACGTCCGCAGTGCGCAGCGGCCCTATCTCGGGCTGAGGCTCCTCCGCCCGTCCGGGGGATGCGAAGCGCGGCCCGGCGGTTCCGCCGCGCCGCTGCGGGCCGGCTCGTCCGGAGTGCCGGCGATCGGCGCGAAGGTCGTCCTGGACTCCGGAGCCAAGGGCCAGCGGACGGGCCAGGTGTATCCGGCCAACGGCCATGCCGGCGTCTCCTCGCCGGAGCTGCTGTTCGCGCTGGACGGGGCCGCGGCGCCGGTCCCCGTCACGGTCACCTGGCGCGACTCCTGCGGCAACCGGCACACCGGCAAGGTCCAGGCGACGCCGGGCTGGCACAGCATGCTGCTCGGCCCCGACGGTTCGATCAGGGAGATGGACTCGTGA
- a CDS encoding DUF1702 family protein codes for MAAVGNLLTPPLRGFLEIDPKTLDVGRLGFPPGDPQARARLADVVQSFATGFNTALGADPASLDFTALPHDLRGFAFEGAAMGVALVDLATFSGGRRVRLLAEGPGARYIHLIHVGVGWAYARTHLHPWTGIRFGRPLLRWLVWDGWGFHQAFFKSRRVLVRHWVERPARGNMRTIRDQGVGRALWFYAGGDPAGVAETIGAFPAARRSDVWAGIGLAAAYTGALSPERLGELLDRAAGFEEHIAQGAAFAAKAHVVSLEVPERSAAAIETLTGAAPAVAAAWTDEAAVTAERCGGGPEGYEVWRARVRQAWRKHNEG; via the coding sequence ATGGCCGCTGTAGGGAATCTGCTGACGCCGCCGTTGCGCGGCTTCCTGGAAATCGATCCGAAGACCCTCGACGTCGGGCGCCTGGGTTTTCCGCCGGGTGATCCGCAGGCTCGTGCCCGGCTGGCGGACGTGGTGCAGAGTTTCGCCACCGGATTCAACACCGCCCTCGGCGCGGATCCGGCGAGCCTGGATTTCACGGCACTGCCGCACGATCTACGCGGATTCGCCTTCGAAGGCGCGGCCATGGGCGTCGCCCTGGTCGACCTGGCCACGTTCTCGGGGGGCCGCAGGGTGCGCCTGCTGGCCGAAGGGCCGGGCGCGCGGTACATCCACCTGATCCACGTCGGAGTCGGCTGGGCGTACGCGCGCACGCATCTGCATCCGTGGACGGGCATTCGCTTCGGGCGGCCACTGCTGCGCTGGCTCGTATGGGACGGATGGGGTTTCCACCAGGCTTTCTTCAAGTCCCGGCGGGTGCTGGTCCGGCACTGGGTCGAGCGGCCGGCGCGCGGAAATATGCGGACAATTCGTGATCAGGGCGTCGGTCGGGCGCTGTGGTTCTACGCCGGCGGCGACCCGGCCGGAGTGGCCGAGACGATCGGTGCCTTCCCGGCCGCCCGCCGGTCGGACGTGTGGGCCGGCATCGGGCTGGCCGCGGCGTACACCGGGGCGCTGTCCCCGGAGCGGCTGGGCGAGCTGCTGGACCGGGCCGCGGGCTTCGAGGAGCACATCGCGCAGGGCGCCGCGTTCGCGGCGAAGGCGCACGTGGTGTCGCTGGAGGTGCCGGAGCGGTCCGCGGCCGCGATCGAGACGCTGACCGGAGCCGCCCCCGCGGTCGCCGCGGCGTGGACGGACGAGGCGGCGGTGACCGCCGAGCGGTGCGGCGGCGGCCCGGAGGGCTACGAGGTCTGGCGCGCGAGGGTGCGCCAGGCGTGGCGGAAGCACAACGAGGGGTGA